The Chloroflexota bacterium genome includes a region encoding these proteins:
- a CDS encoding DUF3090 family protein, producing MAELTYDFNPVSHITVETIGPPGQRTFFLQASQGLTLLTMIMEKEQAAALASAIDQLLEQLGEKEADEPEEQIDLTLHEPVDPEFRIGQMGLGYEENHEQVVVIVEELLPEEEAEIRSPMTARFWMSKAQARALSRHAAEVVAAGRPICPLCGEPIDPTGHFCPRSNGHQGRHGLV from the coding sequence ATGGCTGAGCTGACATATGATTTCAATCCCGTGAGCCACATCACCGTGGAGACCATAGGCCCGCCCGGGCAGCGCACGTTCTTCCTGCAGGCCAGCCAGGGGCTGACGCTGTTAACGATGATCATGGAGAAGGAGCAGGCAGCCGCCCTGGCAAGCGCCATCGACCAGCTGCTAGAGCAGCTCGGGGAGAAAGAAGCGGACGAGCCCGAGGAACAGATTGATCTGACGCTACACGAGCCCGTCGATCCCGAGTTCCGCATCGGGCAAATGGGACTGGGATACGAGGAGAACCACGAGCAGGTGGTCGTCATCGTGGAGGAACTGCTTCCCGAGGAGGAGGCCGAGATACGATCGCCCATGACCGCTCGCTTCTGGATGAGCAAGGCCCAGGCGCGGGCGCTGAGCCGGCATGCCGCCGAGGTGGTCGCCGCCGGACGCCCCATCTGCCCGTTGTGCGGCGAACCCATCGATCCGACCGGACATTTCTGCCCCCGTAGCAACGGGCATCAAGGGCGCCACGGCCTCGTGTAA
- a CDS encoding MFS transporter has protein sequence MHLPRILPFRFSRPAINPALSAAALGHFTLELCNNYLPAIYPILVSTLGLTYSQIGLLSLLSGASGTIPQPLMGYLADRHDNRFWGALSLIWIGIIMGLVGFTKGYAALAVMVTLGSLGSAIFHPVGAAATSAASHTRRGTAMSLFSVGGNLGAAFSPLLITAVIASAGLRGTAILIPIGVGMGILLFRWLPRGGVDAEESARRRAVARNGRLGGLILAMIIAMMHAYLHRSFTTYLPLLYQSRGEAIFVGSASLSVMLFSLGGGSIVGGMLADRIGRWQTEMIAFLAMPPVLLLLLHVPPWMTLPLVAIFGILSGMPFPINLVMGNESWPHMPAVASGLVLGTGWLVGGIGAWVTGYLADHWGLTLALSSLAIPALLAAVGALAYSRLGAPHVRG, from the coding sequence ATGCATCTCCCTCGTATCCTTCCCTTCCGGTTCTCCCGGCCGGCCATCAACCCGGCTTTAAGCGCGGCCGCCCTGGGACACTTCACGTTAGAGCTATGCAACAACTATCTGCCGGCCATCTACCCGATCCTGGTCTCCACCCTGGGATTGACCTATTCACAAATCGGGCTTCTCTCTCTCCTGTCCGGGGCCAGCGGCACGATCCCACAGCCGCTGATGGGCTACCTGGCAGATCGACATGACAACCGATTCTGGGGAGCGCTCAGCCTGATCTGGATCGGCATCATCATGGGGCTGGTGGGGTTCACGAAAGGCTACGCAGCGCTGGCTGTGATGGTCACCCTGGGCTCCTTAGGCTCGGCCATCTTCCATCCGGTGGGCGCAGCCGCCACCTCCGCAGCCAGCCACACCCGGCGCGGTACCGCCATGTCCCTCTTCTCCGTTGGCGGCAACCTGGGGGCTGCGTTCTCCCCGCTCCTCATCACGGCCGTCATCGCCAGCGCAGGGCTGCGCGGCACGGCGATCCTGATCCCCATCGGCGTGGGTATGGGGATCCTCCTGTTCCGCTGGCTGCCCCGCGGCGGGGTCGATGCCGAGGAATCCGCACGTCGGCGCGCCGTCGCCCGCAACGGGCGCCTGGGAGGACTGATCCTGGCCATGATCATCGCCATGATGCACGCGTATCTGCACCGCAGCTTCACCACCTACCTCCCCCTCCTGTATCAGAGCCGCGGCGAGGCGATCTTCGTCGGCAGCGCGTCGCTCTCCGTGATGCTGTTCAGCCTGGGCGGAGGATCTATCGTCGGGGGGATGCTGGCCGATCGCATCGGCCGCTGGCAGACGGAGATGATCGCCTTCCTGGCCATGCCCCCTGTGCTCCTGCTGCTTCTGCACGTGCCTCCCTGGATGACGCTGCCCCTGGTGGCCATCTTCGGCATCCTCAGCGGCATGCCCTTCCCTATCAACCTGGTCATGGGCAATGAATCCTGGCCCCACATGCCCGCCGTGGCCTCCGGGCTGGTGCTGGGCACTGGATGGCTGGTGGGCGGCATCGGGGCATGGGTCACCGGCTACCTGGCCGATCACTGGGGGCTGACCCTGGCGCTCTCCTCGCTCGCCATCCCCGCCCTGCTGGCCGCCGTAGGGGCGCTGGCGTACAGCAGGCTGGGGGCTCCACACGTCCGGGGGTAG
- a CDS encoding metal-dependent hydrolase, whose translation MAIKVTWYSHAAFLIETNGVKLLIDPFFTGNPLAPVSADEVEADYILVSHGHGDHVGDTVAIAKRTGATVISNFEIQNWLVAQGVQNAHPQHIGGGYDYPWGRVKLTIAQHGSALPDGSYGGNPAGFLLYIEGKKIYHACDTGLFYDMKLIGEEGIDLAILPIGDNFTMGPDDALRAVKLIEPGLVVPIHYDTFDVIRQDPYAWAKRVEEETSARVRVMKPGETLEL comes from the coding sequence ATGGCGATCAAGGTTACCTGGTACAGTCATGCTGCCTTCCTGATCGAAACCAACGGCGTCAAACTGCTCATAGACCCCTTCTTCACGGGAAACCCGCTGGCACCGGTGAGCGCTGACGAGGTGGAGGCCGATTACATCCTCGTCTCCCATGGTCATGGTGATCATGTGGGGGATACTGTGGCGATCGCCAAGCGGACCGGGGCGACGGTGATCTCCAATTTCGAAATTCAGAACTGGCTAGTCGCCCAGGGAGTGCAGAATGCTCACCCACAGCACATCGGGGGAGGATATGACTACCCGTGGGGGCGGGTCAAACTAACCATCGCTCAACATGGCTCTGCGCTCCCCGATGGATCTTACGGCGGCAACCCGGCCGGGTTCCTGCTCTACATCGAGGGCAAGAAGATCTACCACGCCTGCGATACCGGCCTGTTCTACGACATGAAGCTCATCGGCGAGGAGGGGATCGATCTGGCGATCCTGCCCATCGGAGACAACTTCACCATGGGGCCCGACGATGCGCTGCGGGCGGTGAAGCTCATCGAGCCCGGGCTGGTCGTTCCGATCCATTACGACACCTTCGATGTCATCCGCCAGGATCCGTATGCCTGGGCGAAGCGCGTGGAGGAGGAGACTTCGGCCCGGGTGCGGGTGATGAAGCCGGGGGAGACGCTGGAGCTGTAG